AGCTTTTTATTAACTTGCAGCAAAATCCGTTGACGCGCCTGATTTTACAGTTGTTTTATCCATTTATTCGGTATttcaagactttttttttgttttcgtttttcgtttccaATTGAATTATTGACGATTGTGACAATTCCTTTTGCAGGGGAAAGATTATCTACACCCCCAGAACTCCGGCGTTTGACAGCGTCATTCAACTAGTCAATGAAACATTCCAAGATTTGAGGATTGTACAGCGTTTCGCAGACAGATGGCTGACTGAAATATCGCCTTCCATCAAGCGTTTTCTGGATCAGCTGGATCCAGAAATGATAAAAAACATTACCGGAGTCATTACCGAACGTTTTCCTGTCATAGCTAATCTGACATCTTCACTAACAAATACTTCTGATCAAATCATAAGGTGAGTTAAATCCAAACAAATCTTGACTACATTCCTTTTATTTGATCTGTCTGTTTTACAGAATAAGGAAAACGTTAGTCAAGCTGGATTTGATCGCTAATTTAATCATAACTTATGTAGAAGTAAGTTTACTGCTTAAATTTTTGTTCTCTGGATAATCATTGGTTTCGTGTTTTTGTTGGCTCAGTGCTACGAATTCGATAAATTCGAAGGATATGATACTGAAGAAGAAGCTGTCGAACGTGGCATGGATTTGATAGACATCGGTGGATTGTGGGCGGTAATAGTATTCAAAAACCAAAACGTGGATCTCACAACACAAAACCTGCCACACAACATAACTTACAAATTACGGTAATTAAGCTCATTTTAACTTTACCATCTTGGCTCTCATTTTGCGTCCCATGTTCCAGTATGGACAGTTCCAAAATCGATAGCACAAAGAGGCTACGAGATTTCTTTGAAACGCCAATACCGCGGACGAATCCCACAAGAGACATGAAATATTTCACGTCTGGCTACATTTTCCTGCAGGATAAGATAGAACAGGCTATTATCAAGCTGCAGTCAAATCGGACCCAATTGCCTGGAATGTATATGCAGCAGTTTCCGAGCCCTTGCTACACTTACGATACTTTCTTCATGGCGATTGCGGGTCTGTTTCCTCTCTTTATGATTCTCTCGTTCGTTTATACCTGCGCCATGATTGTGAAGTCAATTGTGCGCGAAAAAGAGCGGCGTCTTAAAGAAACTATGAAAACCATGGGTCTTGGAAACGCTGTTCACTGGTAACGTTTAGCACATTGGTTAATGATATACTAGTAACTAATATTATATTAACGATTTTGCAGGATGGCCTGGTTTATCGATAGCATGTCATTTATGCTTATTTCCTGCGTACTACTCTCGATGATCCTAGTGGTAAATTCTTTTTCTAAGTATTGCGTGGTGTATCCTTTAATTTCTAATTTAACTTTTGTAATTACAGTTTGGTCGGGTGTTAGAGAATTCGAATTTTCTCCTGGTgttcattttcgttttgagTTTTAGTATTGCCACAGTCTGCTTCAGCTTCCTAGTCTCAACCTTCTTTAGCCGGGCAAACCTTGCTGCTGCCTGCGGtggattcttcttcttcgcttgTTTCCTTCCTTACAACTTTCTCAACTTGAACGGTCAAGACTACAGCCTCTCGACTTTGGTCTTATCGGTAATTtcaaatatgataaatattcgcATACCATCCTGGTATAATCTTGTTATCATTCTTTAGAGTCTGCTGTCCGATGTATCGTTCGGAATCGGGTGCTGGTATTTTGCAAGTCATGAACAAAGTGGAGAGGGTGCACAATGGAGCAACATCGCTGTCAGTCCCAAGGATGGCGATGCATATTCTTTGATGGGATGCATCTTGATGATGCTCTTCGACGCTGTTCTCTATCTAGTGCTAACGTGGTACATTGAAACTGTATTTCCAGGTTCGAGTCGTTCAGCGTGTTGGTCCAGAGTATTTATAACcaaatgaaatattttgttgtttctacGCACAGGCCAGTATGGTATTCCAAAACCGtggtatttcatttttcagcCGTCTTACTGGTGTTCGGAAAAGCGCCGAAATAGTACAGTTGGGACCGTTCAAGCACACGCCGAAAGAGGTTCGTTGATAGGGAAATTTATAAAGTTTAGCACAGTACCACGGTaaatctctttttctattgaaaAATGTTAGATACCGAACTTGTAGAAGAGGAATCGAGGGACTTGATGGTTGGAGTGAGCATCCGTCATCTCGGGAAAACATATTCTAATGGAAAAGTCGCTCTTTCCAATCTTAATCTGGATTTTTACGAAGATCAGATTACTTCGTTCCTTGGACATAATGGAGCAGGGAAAACAACCACCATGTAAACTTGCTTTCTTAAAAACTATTCTTTATTAATTTCTTGAATAAATCATTTTGTGCAGTTCAATTTTGACGGGACTTTTCCCGCCGTCTGTTGGTACTGCAACAATCAACGGATTGGATATCCGTTACCAAATGGATGATATCCGCCATCAACTTGGTGTCTGTCCACAACACAACGTTCTGTTTGATCAGTGAGTGTCTTCTTCAATAACAAGTAGTTCGTTACAAAATACCATAATTATAATGGATATTGTGTATCCCAACGCAGGCTAACAGTGGAGGAACATTTGCGCTTCTATGCTAATTTAAAAACCGGAGAGCAAATTGAATCTCGTAAAGAAATTGACAAGATGATCGATGATTTAGGGTTGTCACACAAAAGACATGACATATCTGAACATCTTTCCGgtggaatgaaaagaaaactttcaATTGGAGCTGCTTTCATAGGAAATTCAAAGTGAGTTCAATCTCCAAACGTCTTTTttatccagttttttttttaacgtcttAACATACTACAGAACGGTGATCCTGGACGAACCTACAGCAGGAGTAGATCCTTATTCTCGGCGCTCCATCTGGGATATTCTTTTGAAATATAAAGAAGGTATTATTCAGATTGCTCCATATAAAAAATGTTCCCTCTTAGAGCCTCGTAATATATTCACATCGCAGGCCGAACAATTATTTTAACAACTCACTTCATGGATGAAGCTGATTTACTGGGAGACCGTATAGCGATCATTTCGCAAGGACAGTTGAAGTGTTGCGGCTCGTCTCTCTTTCTTAAGCAAAAGCTTGGATCCGGCTACTACCTTACGGTCGTGAAGAAAGATGGACAAAGCGCCTCAGTAGACAACGCTCAGGTATGCTAGTCAAATTGACAGTGATATCAAGCAACAAAAAAGTCAATTTTAACTCGCGTAGGCAACTGAAAATCCAGTTTCTCAAAACTCAACTGAAACTGATGTGGAAAGGATTGTGAATGTGGTGAAACGTCACATCCAGAATGGAAGCGTCGTCGAGAATGTAGGGTCTGACATAGTGTTTTGCCTTCCCGAGTTTGACGATGCAGGACTCCGCCAGCGCGATAAGTTTCCAcacctttttgatgagctAGACTTGAACATGGAACAGCTTCGTGTGGATAGCTATGGCGTTTCGGACACAACACTTGAAGAGGTACTTACATTACATTgatatattttaaattattgcCCAGACCTCTTAAATAATTCCTGGAACTTCATTTCATGTGTAGATATTTCTGAAAGTAGCAAATGACCCCTCAGAAGAAAATGTTACCACCCCACTGGAAACGGATCAAGGTAGTAGAATTCAGAAGTTCTTTGCTTGCTTGCGGGGAAACTTGTCCGTAAATGTATATTTATTGGAGTGAtgtgtgaatttttttgttttatccttGTACCTTGGGCAAACCATCGTATCTTGATTGCCATGCATTCACTCTTGGTACATGTTTGTTGCATTTGTTGCTTGCTTTCACCCTTTGCACAATTTTTTCCTCGCAGTTACGTCCGGTGATCTACCTGTGTTGAAGTCTTTGCAAAAAATTGGAACTCGGGAGTGTGTATGTGAGTATTCCGTTAccattggtttttttgttttgttttaaatgtattttttttctgtcgttTAAGAAACTAGACTTGTATTGAACTTTGTTCATTTATCCCATTCTAATTGATAGCATCTTTCTTCCTGATTTTAGATGAGGAAGTGCCTCCAAATAGAAGGAAATGATACTTCTGATACCTTTAACCTTCTTTCCTCTGAAAAATTAACGGGATCAGTGTTGATTTGTCAACAGTTCATCGCTTTGTACGTGAAGAGATTCTGCAACTCAAAACGAAACTTGAAAGGGTTTTTTTGCGAGGTAAATTACAGTTGGGTCGCCATTTTTCGTGTGTACTGGAGAACTAACGGGATACCAATGCTTTTTCCTAGATTGTTTTGCCTGCATTATTAATCATCATCAATCAATTGACTACCATGTCCTTGAGTGCCATATCGCCTGAGCCGTCTATTGAACTTTCCCCTTGGCTCTATGGAAAATCAAATGTTGCATTTTACGCAAATCAAAATCCCAACGAAGTTTGGCCAGCTCGTTACATAAAGAACATGGTGAACGAAACTGGCATGGGTGCTCTTTGCAAAAATGATAATTTGACGAGGTATCAATTCCTCCACCGTTTTCAAAAAGACTGGTACTAATGCTCTGGTTACTAGGCTTCAATGTCACAGTAACATAACAAAGCTGCTTAATCCCCTGGTTAACCCAGACGATTACCAAGATTTCCAATGCCCCTGTAGCATGGGGATCGCTTCCTGTCCCGTAAATTTGACTGCCGCAGAATTACCGAGGTACAAATCCGTTTCAACCGACGATTTCATCGACGTAACAGGGAAAGATATATCGCTTTGGATAGTTCGAACCtacaagaaattcaaaaagttTAGGTAGGTTTGTCCTCTTACAACAGTGATATTTCCGCTTCTTATTTTCTTATCTATTTCAATCAGGTTCGGTGGATTCGAATTTGGGCTTCAAAATCCATTTGGCAATTTAAATTTGACCCTGTTTTCACAAGATATACAAGACCTATTGGGCGCTTTGAGGTTTCCATTAGCGCTTCAGGCAAACGCATCTGGCGAAATCCTCAATTTCGAAAATCTTGCACAGCTCCGTGGGACTTTTGATAAAGTTAAAGTAAGGTGATcttaaatttttatcattttcgTGTGTCTTAAGAAGATATATTGTCTCTTTCCATAGGTTTGGTATGACAACAAAGCCTGGGCATCTTCTGTTTCGTATTTAAATGCTATTAACAACGTAATTTTGCGTTCGTCATTACCGTCATCGAAGAATGCTACGTTCTATAGTATAACCGCCATAAACCATCCTATGAATTACTCATTTAAACAGCTGGAAGACAGATTCACGTAACTTTGCTCTCTTTTAAGTAGATGCATATGTAGTGAAATAATACGCGTTATTTTGTAGGAGACAAGTGGGCATCAGCGTTTTACACGCAATATCAGTCATATTCTCCATGAGTTTCGTTCCAGCATCGTTTGTCATCTTTTTGGTGGAAGAGCGTAAATCAAAAGCAAAACACTTGCAATTTGTGTCTGGAGTCAAACCTATAACGTTTTGGGTTGCAGCCTACACTTGGGATATGGTTAGTAATATCAACATTTCCAGTTTTAGTTTCTTCTCACATTAAGTGAGTAATCAAACTTCGCTTCTTTTTATGCATCGTTTTCAGATCAACTATTTGATCCCAAGTATATTGGTCATCTTAATTTTTGTGGGTTTTGATCAGCAAGCGTACATCGGCCCCAAGAATATCCAAGGGATGATATTGTTATTGATCCTTTACGGGTAATTATAATTTAAACATATCTGCAAAATACTGACAATAAACACCGATCTTTggtgttttcttttgatagCTTCTCCGCTATCCCTCTCATGTATCCGGCTAGTTTGATCTTTTCCGTTCCGAGCTCCGCCTTTGTGGGATTGGCGTGTGGTAACTTATTCATCGGGGTGATCAccacaatttcttcttttgttcttcAGCTTTTCGATGATGTGGTAATGCCCAATATTTTTACCAGATTTGAATAGTAGTagtcaattttaatttttaacatTTGTTTACAGCAATTGAAACTCATTGGAAGTATACTTAATGAAGTATATCTAATATTTCCTCATTATTGTCTTGGTCGTGGAATGATCGATATGGCTCAAGTTCACTTTACTACCCAAAGGCTTGAGCTCCTTGGtacatctttttttcgttttttaaaccTTATGCGTAAACTTTAttctacttgttttgtttttttatgaaatagGATTTGATTACCAGCGAAACATATTCGAATGGGATTATCTTGGTCGATACTTCTTGTCCATGATTGTTCAGGCCATtctctttttcagttttactGTGATGTTGCACTATCAGGTCCTCCCTGAACGTGTTGTACGTTATTTCCAGGTATAGCttcatgattttctttttcactattttttgataaaacctcgtcttttatttttcataatgATAGACAATACAACTTCCTCCGCTACACCTTGAGGACGAGGATGTCGCTCGTGAACGTGGACGCGTGGAGCGAAACGATGATTCAACAGACGAACTACGTTTGAATACGGCTAACCAAGGTGACCATTTGTTCCTGAAATGAACTAGTATTAAATAGATTTTGATTTGATAACGTGTTTTGTCATGTAGGTATATGGTCGTAGTAAGGAACCAGCTACAAATAGTTTGTCTTTCGGACTAAAGAAAGGCGAATGTTTTGGCCTCTTGGGCGTCAACGGTGCTGGAAAATCGACAACTTTTAAAGTGAGTTGTT
The DNA window shown above is from Daphnia magna isolate NIES linkage group LG9, ASM2063170v1.1, whole genome shotgun sequence and carries:
- the LOC116929944 gene encoding LOW QUALITY PROTEIN: phospholipid-transporting ATPase ABCA7 (The sequence of the model RefSeq protein was modified relative to this genomic sequence to represent the inferred CDS: deleted 2 bases in 2 codons), producing the protein MYSFVIKLAIGKLLVPVFLSQGLFLTFVSALHLVGQFNMKMFWMQLKQLMWKNLLIRSRSKLRVVTELVWPIILFVILALVRTKGLKDYKNECFLEERALPSAGSWQFLQSLICTFDNNCHNVPPSTDRFSEEFNFQTVRNLVRDLTDVSKRRITNEEVVKGSGVAIDVAAGVAFAFKLLSGGSSPKVNFPLKHVVNRDAFQRLVSLKNETSTSALYELMIRIPPPDVLKNYTENPQQVLCNTTLLKSWISAQDESTLQTFSQVLCHSSAAEILSVVNGTLIINQIQQIVEDNLEQPLHLEDWANLGRLLNTILLDIRDLNSLSTIFNEFNNTTLGKLSNQLWKSRDVETGNMTSTMAFFNSTANILCGKNTLIREKKSPDFPDGPQSNQFRQRLFQSQSTNITRSGLTVPCTQLFINLQQNPLTRLILQLFYPFIRGKIIYTPRTPAFDSVIQLVNETFQDLRIVQRFADRWLTEISPSIKRFLDQLDPEMIKNITGVITERFPVIANLTSSLTNTSDQIIRIRKTLVKLDLIANLIITYVECYEFDKFEGYDTEEEAVERGMDLIDIGGLWAVIVFKNQNVDLTTQNLPHNITYKLRMDSSKIDSTKRLRDFFETPIPRTNPTRDMKYFTSGYIFLQDKIEQAIIKLQSNRTQLPGMYMQQFPSPCYTYDTFFMAIAGLFPLFMILSFVYTCAMIVKSIVREKERRLKETMKTMGLGNAVHWMAWFIDSMSFMLISCVLLSMILVFGRVLENSNFLLVFIFVLSFSIATVCFSFLVSTFFSRANLAAACGGFFFFACFLPYNFLNLNGQDYSLSTLVLSSLLSDVSFGIGCWYFASHEQSGEGAQWSNIAVSPKDGDAYSLMGCILMMLFDAVLYLVLTWYIETVFPGQYGIPKPWYFIFQPSYWCSEKRRNSTVGTVQAHAERDTELVEEESRDLMVGVSIRHLGKTYSNGKVALSNLNLDFYEDQITSFLGHNGAGKTTTISILTGLFPPSVGTATINGLDIRYQMDDIRHQLGVCPQHNVLFDQLTVEEHLRFYANLKTGEQIESRKEIDKMIDDLGLSHKRHDISEHLSGGMKRKLSIGAAFIGNSKTVILDEPTAGVDPYSRRSIWDILLKYKEGRTIILTTHFMDEADLLGDRIAIISQGQLKCCGSSLFLKQKLGSGYYLTVVKKDGQSASVDNAQATENPVSQNSTETDVERIVNVVKRHIQNGSVVENVGSDIVFCLPEFDDAGLRQRDKFPHLFDELDLNMEQLRVDSYGVSDTTLEEIFLKVANDPSEENVTTPLETDQDEEVPQIEGNDTSDTFNLLSSEKLTGSVLICQQFIALYVKRFCNSKRNLKGFFCEIVLPALLIIINQLTTMSLSAISPEPSIELSPWLYGKSNVAFYANQNPNEVWPARYIKNMVNETGMGALCKNDNLTRLQCHSNITKLLNPLVNPDDYQDFQCPCSMGIASCPVNLTAAELPRYKSVSTDDFIDVTGKDISLWIVRTYKKFKKFRFGGFEFGLQNPFGNLNLTLFSQDIQDLLGALRFPLALQANASGEILNFENLAQLRGTFDKVKVWYDNKAWASSVSYLNAINNVILRSSLPSSKNATFYSITAINHPMNYSFKQLEDRFTRQVGISVLHAISVIFSMSFVPASFVIFLVEERKSKAKHLQFVSGVKPITFWVAAYTWDMINYLIPSILVILIFVGFDQQAYIGPKNIQGMILLLILYGFSAIPLMYPASLIFSVPSSAFVGLACGNLFIGVITTISSFVLQLFDDVQLKLIGSILNEVYLIFPHYCLGRGMIDMAQVHFTTQRLELLGFDYQRNIFEWDYLGRYFLSMIVQAILFFSFTVMLHYQVLPERVVRYFQTIQLPPLHLEDEDVARERGRVERNDDSTDELRLNRLTKVYGRSKEPATNSLSFGLKKGECFGLLGVNGAGKSTTFKMLTGDETVTSGNAFVGGHSILSDLREAQQSLGYCPQEDALLSLLTGTEHLKLFAMLRGVPRKHMNKVVTDSLKKLGLLPYKNRCAGTYSGGNKRKLSTAIAFIGNPAVVFLDEPSSGMDPKARRSLWSAIIDALKDSRSILLTSHSMEECQVLCTRLAIMVNGTLRCLGSAQHLKNRFGNGYMISARCEVEHISDVLQHVQLAIPEARLRERRSRQLIWHIQPNVLSISSLFNKMEAARVTTNMLDYSITQTTLDDVFVRFARLQRETNEESDDFEQGFEDLPMHSRNVAGLANQELYAVSVSSEM